In Novipirellula caenicola, one genomic interval encodes:
- a CDS encoding DUF1559 domain-containing protein has protein sequence MLIVRKDSLRGFTLIELLVVIGIVGVLIALLLPAVQSAREAARSTDCKNRIRQLALATHLHHDAVGYFPPARYESRPDAAPADQCGLATPTWLARVMPYIEQVSLGGQWDFSTPWHQHPENVRTVVPDIFLCPSRRSGTRPIGTRNLRTTVTGEGGRLPCGCPIPPRPIDVTLDVEGALSDYAGNHGDLTPGATGAPTDFYFGGNGTGVIISVRPDCKNGQAIGPSDRVRMASVSDGTSNTFLFGEKFVPFNGLAQFPEDSPAYDGDHLPASCRLAGPGLRLANGPSDVLADMFSFGSWHPAGVHFALVDGSVRLFSPDTDTKLLGSLANRGDARIVELEN, from the coding sequence ATGTTGATTGTTAGAAAAGACTCTTTGCGCGGTTTTACGCTGATCGAATTACTGGTGGTCATTGGGATCGTTGGTGTTCTGATCGCGTTGTTGCTGCCTGCTGTTCAGTCGGCTCGCGAAGCGGCGCGCAGTACCGATTGCAAGAACCGTATTCGCCAACTTGCCCTGGCGACGCATCTGCACCACGACGCCGTCGGCTACTTTCCACCGGCCCGTTACGAATCACGTCCCGACGCCGCACCGGCCGACCAGTGCGGACTGGCAACCCCGACCTGGCTGGCTCGTGTGATGCCGTACATCGAACAGGTTTCGCTTGGCGGCCAGTGGGACTTTTCAACGCCTTGGCATCAACATCCCGAGAACGTTCGCACGGTCGTTCCCGACATCTTCCTTTGTCCGTCTCGCCGATCCGGCACGCGACCGATCGGCACACGAAACTTGCGAACCACGGTCACCGGTGAAGGCGGACGTTTGCCATGCGGTTGCCCGATCCCTCCGCGTCCGATCGATGTGACACTCGATGTCGAAGGAGCGCTCAGCGATTACGCCGGCAACCACGGGGACCTGACGCCCGGAGCGACGGGAGCACCAACCGATTTCTATTTTGGCGGCAATGGAACCGGGGTGATCATCAGCGTTCGCCCCGATTGCAAGAACGGCCAAGCGATCGGGCCATCGGATCGAGTTCGCATGGCGTCGGTCAGCGATGGAACGTCCAACACGTTCCTCTTCGGTGAAAAGTTTGTGCCCTTCAATGGACTGGCTCAGTTCCCTGAGGACTCGCCTGCCTACGACGGCGACCATCTTCCCGCGTCATGTCGCTTGGCGGGTCCCGGCTTGCGATTGGCCAATGGACCCAGTGATGTTTTGGCCGACATGTTCTCGTTCGGCAGTTGGCATCCCGCAGGCGTTCACTTCGCGTTGGTCGACGGCAGCGTTCGGCTGTTCTCGCCCGATACCGACACCAAGCTACTCGGATCGCTGGCTAACCGCGGCGACGCCCGCATTGTGGAGCTAGAAAATTGA